The window AGTTGGCGCTGGTCGAGCAGGTCGAGGGCACCGAGCACGTAGTGGATCTGCGACTCGATCATGTAGACCATCGAGTTGTGGCCGAGGCCGGTGTTCGGGCCCATGAGGAAGAACAGGTTGGGGAAGCCGGCGGTCAAGGTGCCCTTGTAGGCTTCCGGGCCTTGCGGCCAGGTGTCGAGCAGGTCGACGCCGTCACGACCGAACACCACGCCACGCGGCAACGGATCGCTGGGCATGAAGCCGGTGCCGAAGATGATGGCGTCGACCTCGCGCTCCTGGCCATTGGCGGTGACGATGCTGCCCGCGCGGATTTCCTGCACGCCGTCGGTGATCACGCTGACGTTCGGCTGGACCAGCGAGGGGTAATAGTCGTTGGAGATCAGCACGCGCTTGCAGCCCATGGTGTAGTCCGGGGTGACCTTGGCGCGCAGGACCGGGTCCTTGATCTGCTTGTTGATGTACAGCTTGCCAACGGTCTGGGCCACCTTGAGCAGGCGTGGGGCGAAGGCGATCACCCGGCTTTCCAGCATGGTGTAGAGCAGCCCGCGCCAGAGCTTCTGCGCCAGCGGGAAGTGCTTGAAGCGGGCGCGCTCGCGCTCGCTGATGGCGCGGTCCGGCTTGGGCATGATCCACGGCGCGGTGCGTTGGTAGAGGTCGAGCTGGGCGACCTGCTGCTGAATCTGCGGGACGAACTGGATCGCCGAGGCGCCGGTGCCGACCACGGCGACGCGCTTGCCGGTGAGGTCGAAGTCATGGTTCCACTGCTGCGAGTGGAAGACGGTGCCTTTGAACTTCTCCAGGCCCTTGAGCTTGGGAATCGACGGGGTGGACAGGGCGCCCATGCCGGAGACCACGAACTGCGCGCTGTACTGGTTACCCTGGGCATCGGTGATGTGCCACAGCTCCCGCAGTTCATCCCACTTGAGGTGGGTGATTTCGCTGCCCAGCAGGGTCTTGTCCTGCAGGCGGTATTTCTCCCAGCAGCCTTCCAGGTAGCTCTGGATCTCCGGCTGCTTGGCGAACATCCGCGTCCACTTCGGGTTCGGCTCGAAGGAGAAGGAGTACAGGTGCGATTGCACGTCGCAGCCGCAGCCCGGGTAGTTGTTGACCCGCCAGGTGCCGCCGACGCCGCCTTCCTTCTCGAACAGGAGGAAGTCGTCCTCGCCTTGCTGTTTCAGGCGGATGGCCATGCCAAGGCCGGAAAAGCCACTGCCGATGATGGCGATCTTGCAGTGGCGAGCAGTGCTGCGGGGTGACACGGGCGCATTCATATGGCCAAGCTCCTGTTATGCTTATTGCCGGCGTATACATCTGTATACCAAAGTAGACATCTGTATACTCGCCGGCAAGGCACACCGCCACAAGCCAACCTTAGGTAGGGTTAGTCATGGGTACTGAGGTCAACGACACCCCCTCTGCGCGGGAAAGAAGCAGCGATGCTCCCGGCAAGCGCCTGCTGATGGAGGCGGCGTTACGTTTGACCTCGACCAGCCGCAGCCTGAGCAGCCTCGGCCTGCGCGAACTGGCGCGCGAGGCGGGGCTTAACCCGAACACCTTCTATCGCCATTTCAAGGATGTGGACGATCTCGGCATGGCGGTGATCCGCGATATTTCCGTGCAACTGCGCCAGCCGCTGCGCGACCTGCGCCGCGAGGCGGCGCAGCGGGCGGTGAGCGAGTCCAAGGACACATCGCCGCAGCTGTTCGGCATCGACCTCAATCGAGGGCGGCGGGTCTGCCATGAAACCGTGCGGCTGTTCTTCGCCTTCGTCGAGGCGCATCCGGAAGCCTTCATCATCGGCGTACGCGAACTGCATGGCGCCTCGCTAGTGCTACGCGCGGCGTTGCAGGAGGTGATGGACGAGTTCGCTGCCGACATGGCCGAGGACATCTTCGAGTTCAAGCTGCTGCCGGCCTTGGTCAGCAAGCCGGTAGTGCTGCAGATTTCCAGCCTGGTCAGCCGCAACCTGTTCCAGGTGTCGCTCGACTACATCGGCCAGCCTGAACGGCGCGCGGCGATTTGCGCGCTGGCCGAGGAGGAGATCGTCATGCTGTTCACCGGCGCCAGCGTGCTACAGGGACTGGGGCAGCTGCGCTTGTCTTGACGGAGTCGGTTGCTGAAAGTTCGTAGGATGGGTGGAGCGTAGCGATACCCATCGTTGCAGCGCCAAGCCTTGTACAGCCCGATCGGCCAATCCTTGGGTATCGCTGCGCTCAACACCAACCTACAGGTGCAGGCCTTGGCGCTCTGCGTTCTGCCCAACCCGCGGAAACAAAAAAGACGGCGCCGCCTTGGGGAAGGCGACGCCGCCAACTTGGGTTGTGACGATGATCAGTTGCTGAAGCCCAGGCGCTGCCGCCAGGTTTTCTCCAGGGTCTTGGTTTCGTGATCGTACGGGTGGAAGCCCGGGCGGTAGTAATCGAGGTACGGCCCGATCAGTTTGGTGAAGAAGCCGTTGCGCGGGCTGAACAGGGTGGTCAGCCCGCGTTTCCAGGCGCGCCAGTTGAATAGTTGGCCGTCCTTGCGCAGCAGATGCAGCTGGAACCAGCCGATCACGCCGAGGAAGATCACCGTGGTCAACAGCATCGTGATGGTGCGGATGAAATAGCCGCCGCCGATGGCCTGATAGGCGTCGTAGCAGACCGCCTTGTGCTCGTTTTCCTCGATCGCGTGCCACATCCACAACTGATACATCTTCGGGTCGTCGATCTGGGTGGTCAGGTCCTCGCGCTTGAGCAGCTGCTCGGCCATGGTCGCGGTGAAGTGCTCCAGGGCGCAGGTGGCGGCCAGGCATTGCTTCTTGGTGAACACCTTGGTCACCCATTCCAGCAGGACCTTGATGCGCAGCTCGAGCTTTTCCAGGTCGATGCCGTGTTCCGCCGCGTAATCGTTGTAGGTCGCATGCTCCTTGGAGTGCATGGCTTCCTGACCGATGAAGGCGCTGATGTCCTTCTTCAGTTGTGGATCGGTGATCCGCTCGCGTACGGCGCGCACGCTGTCGACGAAGAACTTCTCGCCATAGGGAAACAGTGACGACAGGTTGTTCATGAAGTGGGTCATGAACGGCTCGTCGCCCCACCAGTACTTCTTGGTGTCGCTGAAGCTGAAATCCATCCGGCGTACGGGGAAGCTGGCGCTGGGCTGCGGTTTGGCCGCGGCAGTAGTCGACATGACGAAGTCCTCGATTCGTGGCGGCAAATCGGGTGCCGCTGTTCTTGTTGTGGGCGTGGCCATGACGGTGCTAACCATGTCATTGCGTGATGTCACTATCGAGTAAGTCGTCAATTCCCGCGGCCAACTTTTGGCGGGTTGTGCCTCGTGCGTGGGCGTCCGGGTAGCAGACGGCCAGCTGTGGGTAACGGCTCGGGGAGATGCAGGCAGGCGCGACAGCAGAACAGCAGGGTAACGCGGAGGGGGTGGGGCCGCCGGGCGGCGGCCCGGGTGTTCAACGTTCGTCGAGGGCGAAGGCGGTGAGGGTGAAGGTGGGGATGCCGATGTCCTGCAGCTTCTCTGAGCCGCCGAGTTCCGGCAGGTCGATGATCGCCGCGGCCTCGAACAGGCTGGCGCCCATGCGTCGCACCAGCTTGGCGGCCGCCAGCAGGGTGCCGCCGGTGGCGATCAGGTCATCGAATATCAGCACCGAGTCGCCTTCGCAAAAGCTGTCGGCATGCACTTCGAGGAAGGCCTCGCCATACTCGGTCTGGTAACCCTCGCTGAGCACTTTGGCGGGCAGCTTGCCCTGCTTGCGGAACAGCACCAGCGGCTTGTTCAGCTCATAGGCGATGATCGAACCGATCAGGAAACCACGGGCGTCCATGGCGCCGATATGGCTGAAGTCGGCCTCGACATAACGCTGGATGAAGCTGTCGGCAACCATGCGCAGGGCGCGTGGCGACTGGAACAGCGGGGTGATGTCGCGAAACACCACGCCGGGTTTGGGGAAGTCCGGCACTGGGCGGATCAGGGTTTTGATGCTGAATTCGTCGAAGATCATGGTTGCGGGGTCCTGCGGCAGACGGGCGAGGAAACAGGCCATGGCGCCGGCACTGGGCCGGCGGGCGGGGCGGAATCAGGCGTCGAGATTGCCGCCGGCCAGGGCGCAGAGTTCGATCGGGTCGAGAATCTGCACTTCCTTGCCGGTGGCGCTGATCAGGCCGTTTTGCTGGAAGCGGGTGAACACCCGCGAGACGGTTTCCACCGCCAGACCCAGGTAGTTGCCGATCTCGTTGCGCGACATGGCCAGACGGAACTGGCTGGCCGAGAAGCCGCGGGCGCGAAAGCGCGCCGACAGGTTGACCAGGAAGGTGGCGATGCGTTCGTCGGCGGTCTTCTTCGACAGCAGCATCATCATCTGCTGGTCGTCGCGGATTTCCCGGCTCATCACCCGCATCAACTGACGGCGCAGCTGCGGCAGCTCGGCGGCCAGCTCGTCCAGCCGCTCGAAGGGAATCTCGCAGACCGAAGTGGTTTCCAGCGCCTGGGCGGAGACCGGGTAGTGCTCGCTGTCCATGCCGGACAGGCCGACCAGTTCGCTGGGCAGGTGGAAGCCGGTCAGCTGCTCTTCGCCATCATCGCTGAGGCTGAAGGTCTTCAGGCTGCCGGCGCGCACGGCGAATACCGAGCCGAACGCGTCGCCCTGGCGGAACAGGAATTCGCCTTTCTTCAGCGGCCGGCCGCGTTTGACTATCTCGTCGAGCGAATCCATGTCTTCGAAGTTGAGCGACAGCGGCAGACACAGGCTGGCCAGGCTGCAATCCTTGCAGTTGACTTGCGGCAGCGGGCGAACCTTGATGATTTCCGACATTGCGAGGATTCCTTGCTGCAAAACACACATTGTCAGCAAGGGTACTCCACGGGGGGACGTTTCTGCCAGTTAGCCCCAGCGCGCCGGCCTTGTGCCCTGTTTAGATCACCCGGGAGAAGCGTTGGCTGTTCTGCTCGCCTAGATAGGCATCGAACAGCATGCACACGGCGCGCACCAGCAGGCGGCCGGCCGGGCGGATGACCAGGCTGCGTTCGCTCAGTTCGATCAGGCCGTCGCTGGCCATCTGCAGCAGTTGTGGCCAGATTTCGGCGAAATAGCCGCGGAAGTACAGCTCGAAAGCTTCCTCGATTTCACTGAAGTCCAGGCGGAAGTCGCACATCAGGCGTTGGATCACCGCGCGACGGATGCGGTCGTCCTCACAGGTGAGCAGACCGCGGTGGGTGGCCAGCTGACCGCCGTCCAGGCTGTTCTGGTACTGCTGCAGATCACTGTGGTTCTGGATATAGAGCTCGCCGATCTTGCCGATGGCGGAGACGCCGAGGCCGATCAGGTCGCAATGGCCATGGGTGGTGTAGCCCTGGAAGCTGCGCTGCAGGCGACCCTCTTCCTGGGCCATGGCCAGGTCGTCGTCGGGCAGGGCGAAGTGGTCCATGCCGATGTAGCGGTAGCCGGCGCCGTTCAGCTGCGTGATGGTGTTCTGCAGCATGCTCAGCTTGGCCGCCGGCGCCGGCAGGTCGGCGCTGTTGATGCGCCGCTGCGGCATGAAACGCTCCGGCAGGTGCGCGTAGTTGAACACCGACAGGTGATCGGGCTGCAGGCCGATCACTTCGTCGACGGTGCGGGCGAAGCTCTCCGGGGTCTGTTTGGGCAGGCCGTAGATCAGGTCGATGTTCACCGAACGGTATTGCAGGGTACGCGCCGCCTCGAGGATGGCGCGGGTTTCCTCGGGGGTCTGCAGGCGGTTCACCGCGCGCTGCACCTCCGGGTCGAAGTCCTGCACGCCGAGGCTGATGCGGTTGAAACCTAGCTCGCGGAGCAGGCCCATGGTCGCCCAGTCGGCCTCGCGCGGGTCGATCTCGATGCTGTAGTCGGCACTGTCGTCATCCAGCAGGTTGAAGTTGCGCCGCAGCTCGACCATCAGCCGGCGCAGTTGGGCATGGTCGAGAAAGGTTGGCGTGCCGCCGCCGAAGTGCAGCTGCTCGACCACCTGATCGTGATCGAGGTGGCGGCCGAGGATTTCGATCTCGTGGATCAGCCGTTGCAGATAGGGCTCGCTGCGGCTGCGGTCCTTGGTAATCACCTTGGTGCAGGCGCAGTAGTAGCAGATGTGCGCGCAGAACGGGATGTGCACATAGAGCGACAGCGGGCGCTTGGCCCGGCGGCTGCCGCGCAGGGCATGGAACAGCTCGAACGGGCCGACGCCGGGGTGGAACTGCACGGCGGTGGGATAGGAGGTGTAGCGCGGGCCCGGATGATCGTAGCGACGGATCAGCTCGAGGTCCCAGTGAATGGTGTCGCGCATGTCAGCGCTCTCCGTTTTTTCAGGCTATGCGGAGAGTCTAGGGAGCGGCCGGGCCGGCGGTTTTGATCTGTATCAAGCGCCTCAGTGGTTGTGCTGCATACCGCTGTGGTCGGCAGCATGGCCGCTGTCATGGCCCATCAGCCAAGCCTGGTGCGGGCCGGGCATTGTCCACAGGCCAAAGAGGATCACCAGCAGGCCGCCGGCCATGCGTACCCCGCGCTTGCGCAGCAAAGCGGTGAGGCGCTCGGCGGCGAGGCCGGTGGCGAGCAGCACCGGCCAGGTGCCGAGGCCGAAGGCCAGCATCAGCAGCGCGCTGTCCAGCGCATCGCCCTGACTGGCGGCCCACAGCAGGGTGCTGTAGACCAGGCCGCAGGGCAGCCAGCCCCACAGGGCGCCGAGCAGCAGGGCGCGCGGCAGGCTGGCGACCGGCATCAACCGGCTGGCGAATGGCTGGATATGCCGCCACAGGCCGCGGCCGAGGGCTTCGATGCGGGTCAGACCGCTCCACCAGCCGGCCAGATACAGGCCCATGGCAATCAGCAGCAGGGCGGCGACTACCCGCAGCAACATCGCCGCCGGGCTGCTCGCCACGGCCCAGCCGGCCAGGCCGATGAGCAGACCGGCGGCGGCATAGCTGAGGATGCGTCCGAGGTTGTAGGCCAGCAGCAAGTGCAGGCGGCGACTGCGTTGTTCGACGGGGATGGCCAGGGTCAGGGCGCCCATCAGACCGCCGCACATGCCCAGGCAGTGGCCGCCGCCGAGCAGGCCGAGGATCAGTGCGGAGACCAGCAGCGGAGCGAGTTCAAGCACGCGGCGGCTCCTGGCGCTGATCGCGCTTGTCGGCCGAGGCTTCGTCGACGCCGGCCTGATGCTGGGGGTCCTCGTCGTCGAACAGGATGCTGTGCGCCGGGCCGTCGAGGTCGTCGTACTGGCCGCTGTCCACCGCCCAGAAGAAGATGTAGATGGCCACGGCGACGATCAGCAGGGCGACCGGAATCAGCACATAGAGAGCGGGCATGCGGGCCTCCTAGCGGGTCAGCCGCAGCGCGTTGAGCACCACGGTCAGGGAGCTGACGGACATGCCGATCGCCGCCCAGGCCGGGGTGATCCAGCCGAGGGCGGCGAAGGGCAGCATCAGGCCATTGTACAGCCCGGCCCAGAGCAGGTTTTCGATGATGATGCGCCGCGTGCGCCGGGCCAGACCGAAGGCCGCCGTGAGCGCCTCCAGGCGATTGGACAGCAGCACCGCATCGGCGCTGGTCTTCGCCAGGTCGGTGGCCGAGCCCATGGCCACGCTGATGTCGGCGGCGGCCAGCACCGGAACGTCGTTGACGCCGTCGCCGAGCATCAGCACCTTGCGTCCCTGTTGGTGCAGCTGTTGGAGGATCGCCAGCTTGTCGTCCGGGCGCAGGCCGCCGCGGGCATCGGCGATGCCCAGCTCGGCGGCGACGCTGGCGACCATCGGCGAGCTGTCGCCGGACAGCAGCAGGGTGTTCCAGCCGCGCGTTCGGCAGGCGGCCAGCAGGGCCGGGGCGTCGGCGCGCAGGCGGTCGTCGAGCACCAGCCAGGCCAGTGGCCCATGACTGTCGCCGAGTAGCAGCCATTGACCGGGTTCGTCGGGCATGCTCGGCGCTGGGCGGCCACTCAGGGCGGCGACGAAGGCCGGTTGGCCTATGCGCAGGCGGCGGCCGTCGACCACGCCTTCCAGGCCCAGGCCCGGCGTATTGCTGACCTCATCGGCGGCCTGCGGTGCCTGGCCGAAGGCGCGGGCGATGGGGTGTTCCGAGCGGCTTTCCAGGGCGGCGGCGAGCGCCAGGCAGGTGTCGGCATCGACCGCGGCCAGCGGGCGGATTTCGCGCAGGGTCAACCGGCCTTCGGTGAGCGTGCCGGTCTTGTCGAAGATCACCGTGTCGATCTGGTTCAGGCCTTCCAGCACATGGCCGCGGGTCAGCAGCAGGCCGAGCTTGTGCAGGGTGCCGGTGGCGGCGGTCAGCGCCGTCGGGGTGGCCAGCGACAGCGCGCAGGGGCAGGTGGCGACCAGCATGGCGAGGACGATCCAGAACGCCCGCTCGGCATCCAACTGCCACCAGAGCAGGCCGATAGCGGCCGCCGCCAGCAACGACAGCAACAGGAACCACTGTGCGGCGCGGTCGGCGAGTTCGGCCAGGCGCGGCTTTTCCGCTTGCGCGCGCTCCAGCAGGCGGACGATGGCTGAGAGCCGGGTGTTTTGGCCGAGCGCCTGCACCTCGACGGTCAGCGGCCCTTCGACGTTGAGCGTGCCGGCGGTGACCGCATCACCCGGGCGACGCGCCTGCGGCAGGTATTCGCCGGTCAACAGCGATTCGTCGACGCTCGACTGGCCGGCGAGGATGCGCCCGTCGGCCGGTATTACAGCGCCGGGCAGCACCTGCACGCGCTCACCCAGGCGCAGTTCGCTGAGCAGGATGCGCTCGCTCTGCTCCTCAGCATTCAGACGCAAGCAGGAGGCCGGCAACAGGTTGACCAGCTGTGCGGTGGCTGCGGCGGTGCGCTCGCGGGCGCGGCGCTCCAGGTAGCGGCCGCTGAGGAGGAACAGGGCGAACATGCCGACGGCATCGAAATACAGCTCGCCCTGGCCGCTGATGGCCGTCCAGATTCCCGCCAGGTAGGCGCCGCCGATGGCCAGCGAGACCGACACGTCCATGGTCAAGTGGCGGGTGCGCAGGTCGCGCAGGGCGCCTCGGAAGAACGGCGCGCAGCTGTAAAAGACGATCGGGGTGGTGAGGAACATCGCCACCCAGCGCATGATCTGGTGCATCTCCGGGCTGAGGTCGATGTTGAATTCCGGCCAGGTGGCCATGGTCGCCATCATCGCCTGGAACCACAGCAGGCCGGCGACCCCAAGCTGGCGCAAGGCGCGACGGTTTTCCGTGGCCAGTTGCTCGGCGGCCCGGTCGGCCTGATAGGGATGGGCGGCGTAGCCGATCTTGCGCAGCTCGGCGAGCAGCTGGCTGAGCGGCAGTTGGCTGTCGGCCCAGCGCACATGCAGACGGTGGTTGGACAGGTTCAGGCGCGCCTCGCCGACGCCGGGCAGATGCTTGAGGTGATGCTCGATCAGCCAGCCGCAGGCGGCGCAGCTGATGCCTTCCACCAGCAGGGTGGCTTCGGCCAGATCGTCCTGATGGCGGACGAAGGGTTGCTGCACCTCCGGGCGGTCGTACAGGGCCAACTCGTCGCTGAGCTGCTGCGGCAACGCCTGGGGGTTGGCGGAATTTTCGCTGCGGTGCTTGTAGTAGCTGTCCAGACCACCGGCAACGATCGCCTCGGCCACCGCCTGGCAGCCGGGGCAGCAGAATTCACGCGGGTCGCCGAGCACCGACGTGCGAAAGCGGCTGCCGGTAGGTATCGGCAGTCCGCAGTGGTAGCAGGGCAGGGGAGCGGTCATGGGGCTACTCGGGAAAGGGTGACAGCGCGCGGCGTCATCACTTTCCTTGGACTTCGGCCCCCGGGATGGCTTCGTCACCGAGTTTCAGCTCAGCGCCCGGAGCCACGCTTTCTTCCTCGAACAGGCGCCAGGTCTGGCCTTCGTGCTCGCCCAACAGTTCGACGAAGCGGTGGCCACTGATGGCCTCGCTGAGCTGGCCGACGTAACGGCCCTGCTCGCTGGCGCTGCGGTTGAGCTGGATATGCCGGTCCTTTTCCGGTTGGGTCGGCGAGATCAGGCTCAGCTCGAGGCTGGCGGGCTGGCTGTTGCCGTTCAGGCTCAGGCTGATCTCGCCGGTCAATTCGTCCAAGTGGATGTCGGCATGCAACTGCAGGTCACGGGCCAGGCGTTCGCGGTCGAGCGAGCGGCTGATGCCTTTGCCAGCCTCGTAATAGTTGTCGTTGACCAGGGTGTCCTGGTTGCTGACCGCAATGCGGATCAGGTTGACGCTGAGGATCACCGAGGTGCCAAGCATGCCGATGATGGCCCAGGGCCAGAAGTTCTTGTACCAGCGGGTGCTGTGTTGCGGAGCGGAAGGCATGCTGCGGTTCTCTTGCTGGGCAGGCGGACACGCGTTTGGCGCGTGCCCGCGGGATTTTACCGGACGCGTGGACCAATGAAACGACTCTTCGCCTCGACCTGGCTGCCCGGGTTGTCGGCGTCGTGCAGGGTGAAGGTCACCTCGTTGGTGCTCGACGGCAGTTTTTCCGGCGCGATGGACAATTCTACCGGCAAGCTGAGAATTTCACCGGCGGCGACTTTCAGCTCGCGTTTGCCTTCCAGCTGGATGTCGTCCAGGCCCTTGGCGTCGATCAGATAGGTGTGATCGCGCTGGTCCTTGTTCATGATCTTCAGGCTGTAGACGTTCTCGATCCGGCCTTCGGCATTCTCGCGGAACAGCACGCGGTCCTTGCTGACATCGAAGCCGACCAGCGGGCGCATGACAATGGCGCCGACCAGCACGCTGATCATCGCCAGCAGGGCGAGGGCGTAGCCGATCAGGCGCGGGCGCAGCAGGTGGGTCTTCTGCCCGGACAGGTTGTGCTCGGTGGTGTAGCTGATCAGGCCGCGCGGGTAGTTCATCTTGTCCATGATGCTGTCGCAGGCATCAATGCAGGCGGCGCAGCCAATGCATTCGATCTGCAGACCGTCGCGGATGTCGATGCCAGTCGGGCAGACTTGCACGCACATGGTGCAGTCGATGCAGTCGCCGAGCCCTGCGGCCTTGTAGTCGATGCCTTTCTTGCGTGGGCCGCGGTGTTCGCCTTTGCGTGGGTCGTAGGAGACGATCAGGGTGTCCTTGTCGAACATCACGCTTTGGAAGCGCGCGTACGGGCACATATAGATGCACACCTGCTCACGCAGCCAGCCGGCGTTGCCGTAGGTGGCGAGGGTGAAGAAACCGACCCAGAAATACGCCCAGCCATCGGCCTGGCCGGTGAACAGTTCGCTGAGCAGCTCGCGGATCGGCGAGAAGTAGCCGACGAAGGTCAGGCCGGTGAGGAAACCGATGAGAATCCACAGGCTGTGCTTGGCCAGCTTGCGGGTGAACTTGTTGGCGCTCATCGGCGCCTTGTCGAGTTTCATGCGCTGGTTGCGGTCACCTTCGGTGATCTTCTCGCACCACATGAAGATCCATGTCCAGACGCTCTGCGGGCAGGTGTAGCCGCACCATACCCGGCCGGCGAATACGGTGATGAAGAACAGGCCGAACGCACTGACGATGAGAATGCCGGACAGCAGGATGAAGTCTTGCGGCCAGAAGGTGGCGCCGAAGACGAAGAACTTGCGCTCGGGCAGGTTCCACCACACGGCCTGGCGACCGCTCCAGCTGAGCCAAACAGTACCGAAGTAGATCAGAAACAGCGCGGCGCCACCGAACCGGCGCAGGTTGCGGAAAAAGCCGGTAAAGGCGCGGGTATAGATTTTCTCGCGCGAGGCATAGAGATCGACGCTGTTGTCCGCGGGTTTGGCCTGCGGGGTCACGTCTTGGACCGGAATCAGCTTGCTCATCAGTGCGTACCACGGCGGTAGAAGAGTGCCCCGGTCAGTGCATGCCGACAGAGGTCAAGGTGACTTGCGTCCTTCCAAGTATACCCTTGGAGTGCTGGCTAGACGGTGCGACCGGAGGTCGCGTGGTGTTGCGGGGAGGGTTTCCACACCGGATTCGGCCAGCGCTGCTGGCGCGAATCCGGGGGAGAGCTGGGCTTACAGGTGCTTATTCAGCAGCCTTTTCACCGTGGGACAGGCTGTAGACATAGGCGGCCAGCAGGTGGACCTTGTCGTTGCCTTGCATTTGTTCCTGAGCCGGCATTGCGCCCTGGCGACCATAGCGGATGGTCTGTTGCAGCTGGGCGAAGCTCGAGCCATAGATGAAGGCGCCCGGGTTGGTCAGGTTAGGTGCGCCCATGCTCGGGGTGCCTTTGCCTTCCGCGCCGTGGCAGGCGAAGCAGGTGGTGGCGAAGATCTTCTGGCCGGCAACCGGATCGGCCTTGGCATCTTCGGGCAGCTTGCGGCCGTGCAGTTGGGTCGTGACGAAGGCGGCGACGTCGCGAACGCCCT is drawn from Pseudomonas cavernae and contains these coding sequences:
- a CDS encoding flavin-containing monooxygenase — its product is MNAPVSPRSTARHCKIAIIGSGFSGLGMAIRLKQQGEDDFLLFEKEGGVGGTWRVNNYPGCGCDVQSHLYSFSFEPNPKWTRMFAKQPEIQSYLEGCWEKYRLQDKTLLGSEITHLKWDELRELWHITDAQGNQYSAQFVVSGMGALSTPSIPKLKGLEKFKGTVFHSQQWNHDFDLTGKRVAVVGTGASAIQFVPQIQQQVAQLDLYQRTAPWIMPKPDRAISERERARFKHFPLAQKLWRGLLYTMLESRVIAFAPRLLKVAQTVGKLYINKQIKDPVLRAKVTPDYTMGCKRVLISNDYYPSLVQPNVSVITDGVQEIRAGSIVTANGQEREVDAIIFGTGFMPSDPLPRGVVFGRDGVDLLDTWPQGPEAYKGTLTAGFPNLFFLMGPNTGLGHNSMVYMIESQIHYVLGALDLLDQRQLRSLEVKREAQDKFNAKLQGTLGSTVWNAGGCMSWYLHPVSGRNCTVWPGFTWRFRMLTRNFDPAAYHFSREHAAHSAQSYAISAEEATA
- a CDS encoding TetR family transcriptional regulator — its product is MGTEVNDTPSARERSSDAPGKRLLMEAALRLTSTSRSLSSLGLRELAREAGLNPNTFYRHFKDVDDLGMAVIRDISVQLRQPLRDLRREAAQRAVSESKDTSPQLFGIDLNRGRRVCHETVRLFFAFVEAHPEAFIIGVRELHGASLVLRAALQEVMDEFAADMAEDIFEFKLLPALVSKPVVLQISSLVSRNLFQVSLDYIGQPERRAAICALAEEEIVMLFTGASVLQGLGQLRLS
- a CDS encoding metal-dependent hydrolase: MSTTAAAKPQPSASFPVRRMDFSFSDTKKYWWGDEPFMTHFMNNLSSLFPYGEKFFVDSVRAVRERITDPQLKKDISAFIGQEAMHSKEHATYNDYAAEHGIDLEKLELRIKVLLEWVTKVFTKKQCLAATCALEHFTATMAEQLLKREDLTTQIDDPKMYQLWMWHAIEENEHKAVCYDAYQAIGGGYFIRTITMLLTTVIFLGVIGWFQLHLLRKDGQLFNWRAWKRGLTTLFSPRNGFFTKLIGPYLDYYRPGFHPYDHETKTLEKTWRQRLGFSN
- a CDS encoding adenine phosphoribosyltransferase — its product is MIFDEFSIKTLIRPVPDFPKPGVVFRDITPLFQSPRALRMVADSFIQRYVEADFSHIGAMDARGFLIGSIIAYELNKPLVLFRKQGKLPAKVLSEGYQTEYGEAFLEVHADSFCEGDSVLIFDDLIATGGTLLAAAKLVRRMGASLFEAAAIIDLPELGGSEKLQDIGIPTFTLTAFALDER
- the fnr gene encoding fumarate/nitrate reduction transcriptional regulator Fnr, with translation MSEIIKVRPLPQVNCKDCSLASLCLPLSLNFEDMDSLDEIVKRGRPLKKGEFLFRQGDAFGSVFAVRAGSLKTFSLSDDGEEQLTGFHLPSELVGLSGMDSEHYPVSAQALETTSVCEIPFERLDELAAELPQLRRQLMRVMSREIRDDQQMMMLLSKKTADERIATFLVNLSARFRARGFSASQFRLAMSRNEIGNYLGLAVETVSRVFTRFQQNGLISATGKEVQILDPIELCALAGGNLDA
- the hemN gene encoding oxygen-independent coproporphyrinogen III oxidase — protein: MRDTIHWDLELIRRYDHPGPRYTSYPTAVQFHPGVGPFELFHALRGSRRAKRPLSLYVHIPFCAHICYYCACTKVITKDRSRSEPYLQRLIHEIEILGRHLDHDQVVEQLHFGGGTPTFLDHAQLRRLMVELRRNFNLLDDDSADYSIEIDPREADWATMGLLRELGFNRISLGVQDFDPEVQRAVNRLQTPEETRAILEAARTLQYRSVNIDLIYGLPKQTPESFARTVDEVIGLQPDHLSVFNYAHLPERFMPQRRINSADLPAPAAKLSMLQNTITQLNGAGYRYIGMDHFALPDDDLAMAQEEGRLQRSFQGYTTHGHCDLIGLGVSAIGKIGELYIQNHSDLQQYQNSLDGGQLATHRGLLTCEDDRIRRAVIQRLMCDFRLDFSEIEEAFELYFRGYFAEIWPQLLQMASDGLIELSERSLVIRPAGRLLVRAVCMLFDAYLGEQNSQRFSRVI
- a CDS encoding sulfite exporter TauE/SafE family protein, with amino-acid sequence MLELAPLLVSALILGLLGGGHCLGMCGGLMGALTLAIPVEQRSRRLHLLLAYNLGRILSYAAAGLLIGLAGWAVASSPAAMLLRVVAALLLIAMGLYLAGWWSGLTRIEALGRGLWRHIQPFASRLMPVASLPRALLLGALWGWLPCGLVYSTLLWAASQGDALDSALLMLAFGLGTWPVLLATGLAAERLTALLRKRGVRMAGGLLVILFGLWTMPGPHQAWLMGHDSGHAADHSGMQHNH
- the ccoS gene encoding cbb3-type cytochrome oxidase assembly protein CcoS, producing the protein MPALYVLIPVALLIVAVAIYIFFWAVDSGQYDDLDGPAHSILFDDEDPQHQAGVDEASADKRDQRQEPPRA
- a CDS encoding heavy metal translocating P-type ATPase translates to MTAPLPCYHCGLPIPTGSRFRTSVLGDPREFCCPGCQAVAEAIVAGGLDSYYKHRSENSANPQALPQQLSDELALYDRPEVQQPFVRHQDDLAEATLLVEGISCAACGWLIEHHLKHLPGVGEARLNLSNHRLHVRWADSQLPLSQLLAELRKIGYAAHPYQADRAAEQLATENRRALRQLGVAGLLWFQAMMATMATWPEFNIDLSPEMHQIMRWVAMFLTTPIVFYSCAPFFRGALRDLRTRHLTMDVSVSLAIGGAYLAGIWTAISGQGELYFDAVGMFALFLLSGRYLERRARERTAAATAQLVNLLPASCLRLNAEEQSERILLSELRLGERVQVLPGAVIPADGRILAGQSSVDESLLTGEYLPQARRPGDAVTAGTLNVEGPLTVEVQALGQNTRLSAIVRLLERAQAEKPRLAELADRAAQWFLLLSLLAAAAIGLLWWQLDAERAFWIVLAMLVATCPCALSLATPTALTAATGTLHKLGLLLTRGHVLEGLNQIDTVIFDKTGTLTEGRLTLREIRPLAAVDADTCLALAAALESRSEHPIARAFGQAPQAADEVSNTPGLGLEGVVDGRRLRIGQPAFVAALSGRPAPSMPDEPGQWLLLGDSHGPLAWLVLDDRLRADAPALLAACRTRGWNTLLLSGDSSPMVASVAAELGIADARGGLRPDDKLAILQQLHQQGRKVLMLGDGVNDVPVLAAADISVAMGSATDLAKTSADAVLLSNRLEALTAAFGLARRTRRIIIENLLWAGLYNGLMLPFAALGWITPAWAAIGMSVSSLTVVLNALRLTR